Proteins encoded by one window of Massilia sp. NR 4-1:
- a CDS encoding TonB-dependent receptor, which produces MMKLSKMHKRLLAVGALMPMAAMAQEAAQPAKGQLETVTVTAQRRAENIRDVPVSVSMLKDEKLDVIVSSGQDIRVLAGKTPSLNVESSNGRTFPRFYIRGYGNTDFSVFASQPVSLIYDDVVQENPILKGFPMFDMAGVEVLRGPQGTLFGRNTPAGVVKFESAKPHLKGIDGYYNVSYATHATTNVEGAVNVPLSKEWAMRVSTLRQHRDGYVDNTFTGKKDELEGYNEHAERVQFLYQPGGSFNALFNLHQRSTGGSARLFRANMIKKGTNEVVDGFNPNEIHTNGQNFQNLNTKGANVRLSWDLGPVKLFSITGYETVGNYVSRGDIDGGTPTGTGFIPFQVETAGGISDMKQYSQEFRVESKNAGPLNWQTGVYYFNEDASGFTNNFNSDTGVQFSHLSSRQKNTAWAAFGSLNYAFSDAFTVRGGLRYTKDKKDFNTIKRENVVQIGPDSFGESKNKANWDLSANYTVNKDVSVYARVATGFRAPSIAAASANAPITVADAETITSIEAGVKADLFNRRARVSMSVYDYDVKNQQLTVVGGNSNVTRLINAAKTKGRGVEMDFEGFITNDFKVSTSASYNYTQLRDPSLSVQPCRQCTVTDPLNAAGRAIIDGNALPQAPKWIINASARYNFPLAEGNLFILTDWSYRSKINFFLYESKEFTGKAMTEGGLRVGYNWQGGKYEVAAFGRNITNTQRITGGIDFNNLTGFINEPRQWGVQFKGSF; this is translated from the coding sequence ATGATGAAACTGTCCAAGATGCACAAGCGTCTGCTGGCTGTAGGCGCTTTGATGCCGATGGCCGCGATGGCGCAGGAAGCCGCCCAGCCAGCCAAAGGCCAGCTGGAAACGGTGACTGTGACCGCCCAGCGCCGCGCCGAGAATATCCGCGATGTGCCGGTCTCGGTCTCGATGCTGAAAGACGAGAAGCTCGACGTGATCGTCTCCAGCGGCCAGGATATCCGGGTACTCGCAGGCAAAACCCCCAGCCTGAACGTTGAATCCTCCAACGGCCGTACCTTCCCCCGCTTCTACATCCGCGGCTATGGCAACACCGACTTCAGCGTGTTCGCTTCCCAGCCAGTTTCCCTGATTTATGACGACGTCGTACAAGAGAACCCGATCCTGAAGGGCTTCCCTATGTTCGACATGGCCGGCGTTGAAGTGCTGCGCGGCCCGCAGGGCACCCTGTTCGGCCGCAACACCCCGGCCGGCGTGGTCAAGTTCGAATCGGCCAAGCCGCACCTGAAAGGCATCGACGGCTACTACAACGTCTCCTACGCGACCCACGCCACCACCAATGTGGAAGGCGCGGTCAACGTGCCGCTGTCGAAGGAATGGGCGATGCGCGTTTCCACCCTGCGCCAGCACCGCGACGGCTATGTGGACAACACCTTCACCGGCAAGAAGGACGAGCTGGAAGGCTATAACGAGCACGCCGAGCGCGTACAGTTCCTGTACCAGCCGGGCGGTTCCTTCAACGCCCTGTTCAATCTGCACCAACGCAGCACCGGCGGCAGCGCGCGCCTGTTCCGCGCCAATATGATCAAGAAGGGCACCAACGAAGTCGTGGACGGCTTCAATCCCAACGAGATCCACACCAATGGCCAGAACTTCCAGAACCTGAACACCAAGGGCGCGAACGTGCGTCTGAGCTGGGATCTGGGTCCGGTCAAGCTGTTCTCGATCACCGGCTATGAAACCGTGGGCAACTATGTCAGCCGCGGCGACATCGACGGCGGCACGCCAACTGGCACCGGCTTCATTCCTTTCCAGGTTGAGACCGCGGGCGGCATCAGCGATATGAAACAGTACAGCCAGGAATTCCGCGTCGAATCGAAGAATGCAGGTCCACTGAACTGGCAGACCGGCGTCTACTACTTCAACGAAGACGCAAGCGGCTTCACCAACAACTTCAACAGCGATACCGGCGTACAGTTCTCGCACCTGTCGAGCCGTCAGAAGAACACCGCCTGGGCAGCTTTCGGTTCGCTGAACTATGCCTTCTCCGACGCCTTCACCGTGCGCGGCGGCCTGCGCTACACCAAGGACAAGAAAGACTTCAACACCATCAAGCGCGAAAACGTGGTGCAGATCGGTCCTGATTCCTTCGGCGAGAGCAAGAACAAGGCTAACTGGGATCTGAGCGCCAACTACACCGTAAACAAGGACGTGAGCGTGTACGCCCGCGTGGCGACCGGCTTCCGCGCGCCAAGTATCGCGGCCGCTTCCGCCAATGCGCCGATCACCGTGGCCGATGCGGAAACCATCACCTCGATCGAAGCCGGCGTGAAGGCTGACCTGTTCAACCGCCGCGCACGCGTTTCCATGAGCGTGTACGACTACGACGTGAAGAACCAGCAGCTGACCGTGGTTGGTGGTAACAGCAACGTGACCCGCCTGATCAACGCCGCCAAGACCAAGGGCCGCGGCGTGGAGATGGACTTCGAAGGCTTCATCACCAACGACTTCAAGGTGTCGACCAGCGCTTCGTACAACTACACCCAACTGCGCGATCCTTCGCTGTCCGTGCAGCCATGCCGCCAGTGCACCGTGACCGATCCGCTGAACGCGGCCGGCCGCGCCATCATCGACGGCAACGCACTGCCGCAAGCGCCGAAGTGGATTATCAACGCCAGCGCGCGTTACAACTTCCCTCTGGCCGAAGGCAATCTGTTCATCCTGACCGACTGGTCCTACCGCAGCAAGATCAACTTCTTCCTGTATGAGTCGAAGGAGTTCACCGGCAAGGCCATGACCGAAGGCGGCCTGCGCGTGGGTTACAACTGGCAAGGTGGTAAATATGAAGTGGCTGCATTCGGCCGCAACATCACCAACACCCAGCGTATCACCGGCGGCATCGACTTCAACAACCTGACCGGCTTCATCAACGAGCCGCGTCAATGGGGCGTGCAGTTCAAGGGCAGCTTCTAA
- a CDS encoding DUF6351 family protein: MMRSCFVLLAILAYAAGGQAGAQQQPFICRSVESGLGQPLVDNQDGVGHPVRDADGKLLGYSRNCAVNPLVRYFYYNGSTFKTYDPAAEPPSDLKTTSWKGAKVPFVVRVEAGSINRFLYTIAMLAPQAGGPGEWNNKLVYWLRGGVGIGHQQGTAMWFKDALGSAERRMMPRLLAQGYAVATSSGNETGVHYNMRLAGETAALTKQYFARAYGVPRYTVGIGGSGGGVQQYLFAQNQPGLLDAGIPIQSYPDMITQTIPVSDCPLLGQYFREEVARDPSSPWSQWSRQAWIEGMNASDSARNPLTGGAGSTECITGWRMAMPNVLNPQYKDPRFDLAIKAYGYSDSAFASVKWTHWNDLSDLYGVDSRGFAPITIDNVGVQYGLEALAKGQIGTDEFLRINACAGSWKEQADFVQWDASGDPFDARNMQRSASCRDPSGTPAPRRQGDVQAIGKAYASGEVFTGRRLGIPMIDLRPYLEPELNMHNARQAFSVRARLEAGALSEVARQVVWFTASEAALADAAMDALGVLDRYLTDGKPPPGFVDKCLDGSGAPIAAGPGVWDGILNKKAAGACTRAFPLFSSPRMVAGDSIKGDIFKCTLKPVATALQDGTYPSALEFTPPQRAWLVRIFPQGVCDYRQEGMGRP, encoded by the coding sequence ATGATGAGATCATGCTTTGTTTTGCTGGCTATCCTTGCCTACGCGGCGGGCGGCCAGGCGGGTGCGCAGCAGCAGCCTTTCATTTGCCGCTCGGTGGAATCCGGCCTGGGCCAGCCCTTGGTGGACAACCAGGATGGCGTCGGCCATCCGGTGCGCGATGCCGACGGCAAGCTGCTTGGCTACAGCCGCAATTGCGCGGTCAACCCCCTGGTGCGCTACTTCTATTACAACGGCAGCACCTTCAAGACTTACGATCCGGCGGCCGAGCCGCCATCCGATTTGAAGACCACGAGCTGGAAGGGCGCAAAGGTACCTTTCGTGGTGCGGGTCGAGGCGGGCAGCATCAACCGTTTTCTCTACACCATCGCCATGCTGGCGCCGCAAGCCGGCGGGCCGGGCGAGTGGAATAACAAGCTGGTGTACTGGTTGCGCGGCGGCGTCGGCATCGGCCACCAGCAGGGCACGGCCATGTGGTTCAAGGATGCGCTGGGCAGCGCCGAACGGCGCATGATGCCGCGCCTGCTGGCCCAGGGCTATGCGGTGGCGACTTCCTCCGGCAATGAAACCGGGGTTCACTACAATATGCGGCTGGCCGGGGAAACGGCGGCGTTGACCAAGCAGTATTTCGCGCGCGCTTACGGTGTGCCGCGCTACACCGTCGGCATTGGCGGTTCGGGCGGCGGCGTGCAGCAGTATCTGTTCGCGCAAAACCAGCCAGGCTTGCTGGATGCGGGGATACCGATTCAATCCTATCCGGATATGATCACCCAGACCATTCCCGTGTCGGACTGCCCCTTGCTGGGCCAGTATTTCAGGGAGGAGGTGGCGCGTGATCCATCCTCGCCCTGGTCGCAGTGGAGCCGCCAGGCCTGGATCGAGGGAATGAATGCCAGCGATAGCGCGCGCAATCCGCTCACGGGCGGTGCGGGTTCGACCGAATGCATCACGGGCTGGCGCATGGCCATGCCGAATGTGCTCAATCCGCAGTACAAAGACCCGCGCTTCGACCTGGCGATCAAGGCCTACGGCTATTCCGACAGCGCTTTCGCCAGCGTTAAATGGACGCACTGGAACGACCTGTCCGATCTTTATGGCGTGGACAGCCGCGGCTTTGCTCCCATCACCATCGACAATGTAGGCGTGCAATACGGCTTGGAGGCGCTGGCGAAGGGCCAAATCGGTACGGATGAATTCTTGCGCATCAATGCCTGCGCCGGCAGCTGGAAGGAGCAGGCCGATTTCGTGCAGTGGGACGCCAGCGGCGATCCCTTCGATGCGCGCAATATGCAGCGCAGTGCCAGCTGCCGCGATCCATCCGGCACGCCGGCACCGAGGCGCCAGGGCGATGTGCAGGCCATAGGCAAGGCCTACGCCTCCGGCGAAGTCTTTACCGGGCGCCGGCTCGGCATTCCGATGATCGATCTGCGTCCTTACCTGGAGCCTGAGCTGAATATGCACAACGCGCGCCAGGCATTTTCCGTCAGGGCGCGGCTGGAAGCGGGCGCACTGTCCGAAGTGGCGCGCCAGGTGGTCTGGTTCACTGCATCCGAAGCGGCGCTGGCCGATGCCGCGATGGATGCGCTCGGGGTGCTGGACCGCTATCTGACCGATGGCAAGCCGCCGCCCGGTTTCGTCGACAAATGCCTGGATGGCAGCGGCGCGCCCATCGCCGCCGGCCCCGGGGTATGGGACGGCATTCTGAACAAGAAGGCGGCGGGTGCCTGCACGCGGGCCTTCCCGCTGTTCAGCAGTCCGCGCATGGTGGCGGGGGATTCCATCAAGGGCGATATCTTCAAATGCACGCTGAAACCGGTCGCTACGGCGCTGCAGGATGGCACCTATCCATCCGCGCTGGAATTCACGCCGCCGCAGCGCGCATGGCTGGTTCGCATCTTCCCGCAGGGCGTGTGCGACTACCGGCAGGAGGGTATGGGGCGGCCCTGA